From the genome of Anopheles moucheti chromosome 3, idAnoMoucSN_F20_07, whole genome shotgun sequence, one region includes:
- the LOC128304299 gene encoding CAP-Gly domain-containing linker protein 4-like isoform X1: protein MTVPMRFFDASFESLLNIGRSESYADLKMGLNNAQSTRETANNRQKMKNNNGEESSCSGYGAASPAASKLAQRMTTLHEEPLIKQICYEEEGEDRFSEPEYADYNDFYDQPMGNKPSLSKMKSSYTGMNSIGVTGGKFAGKTKVESASMGGISSAPVSGGSAGGHGSKYQTMTPSMSSSTSSGYGSQAVSCTNLTNDDTYSIRSLSAGETPDTMSPSKMQDQIFCSASTNAKYEEASLTSLTTSTSASENTLIATSMDNYNSNPSTRPLSDMPKRVNPFLKDAILEVIDGSKSVESVDHVKQHIHQHNEEDEGICAEQTQSAHSTAMSESTQMVDESDQCSTNTKFSSDVMESNFSSTPGKQEIYPEWVSVGESVLIRPYNTSILIAFIGATHFQGGTWIGVELDTPTGKNDGTVQGIQYFECRPKHGIFVRVDKLILDKRGRAIRELKKAEKMKADLASGKGGQRPLTGGAGMATNGPRK from the exons ATGACTGTTCCC ATGAGATTCTTCGATGCTTCGTTCGAATCGTTGTTGAACATTGGACGATCAGAATCGTATGCTGATTTGAAAATGGGTCTTAACAATG CACAAAGCACGCGTGAGACAGCCAACAACAGAcaaaagatgaaaaacaaCAATGGTGAAGAATCGTCCTGTTCGGGTTACGGTGCAG CATCGCCAGCCGCAAGCAAGTTAGCCCAAAGGATGACGACGTTGCACGAAGAACCGTTGATCAAACAGATATGCTACGAGGAAGAAGGAGAGGATCGGTTTAGTGAACCGGAGTATGCTGATTACAACGATTTCTACGATCAGCCAATGGGCAACAAGCCGTCACTATCGAAGATGAAATCATCCTACACAGGGATGAATTCGATCGGAGTGACTGGTGGAAAATTCGCTGGTAAGACGAAGGTGGAATCGGCGTCCATGGGTGGAATCTCATCGGCGCCGGTATCGGGCGGTAGTGCTGGTGGCCATGGGtcaaaatatcaaacaatGACGCCTAGTATGAGTTCATCAACTTCGAGCGGCTACGGTTCTCAAGCCGTCTCGTGCACTAACCTCACCAACGATGACACATACTCCATCCGGTCACTAAGCGCCGGAGAAACACCAG ATACAATGTCGCCGTCCAAAATGCAGGATCAAATTTTCTGCTCTGCTAGCACCAATGCCAAATACGAGGAGGCATCTCTGACCTCTCTTACGACCTCAACCTCCGCTTCAGAGAACACACTTATAGCGACGAGCATGGACAACTATAACAGCAATCCATCGACACGACCACTTAGCGATATGCCTAAGCGCGTTAATCCCTTCCTTAAGGATGCCATTTTGGAAGTGATTGACGGTAGCAAATCGGTCGAATCTGTCGATCATGTGAAACAGCATATACATCAACATAATGAAGAAGATGAAGGAATTTGCGCAGAGCAAACTCAGTCTGCACATTCAACGGCTATGAGTGAATCGACACAAATGGTTGACGAAAGTGATCAATGCTCAACGAACACCAAATTCTCCTCAGATG TTATGGAAAGCAATTTCTCCTCGACGCCTGGAAAGCAGGAAATATATCCCGAATGGGTATCGGTTGGCGAGTCCGTGTTAATAAGACCCTATAATACCAGCATTTTAATAGCTTTCATCGGTGCCACTCACTTCCAG GGAGGAACTTGGATCGGAGTAGAGTTGGACACGCCGACTGGCAAAAACGACGGTACCGTGCAAGGGATCCAATATTTTGAATGCCGTCCAAAGCACGGAATTTTTGTGCGTGTTGACAAATTGATTCTCGACAAGCGTGGCCGTGCAATACGTGAACTGAAAAAAGCGGAGAAGATGAAAG CTGACCTAGCTAGTGGCAAAGGTGGACAGAGGCCATTGACGGGTGGTGCTGGAATGGCAACTAATGGCCCACGCAAATGA
- the LOC128304299 gene encoding CAP-Gly domain-containing linker protein 4-like isoform X2 yields MMRFFDASFESLLNIGRSESYADLKMGLNNAQSTRETANNRQKMKNNNGEESSCSGYGAASPAASKLAQRMTTLHEEPLIKQICYEEEGEDRFSEPEYADYNDFYDQPMGNKPSLSKMKSSYTGMNSIGVTGGKFAGKTKVESASMGGISSAPVSGGSAGGHGSKYQTMTPSMSSSTSSGYGSQAVSCTNLTNDDTYSIRSLSAGETPDTMSPSKMQDQIFCSASTNAKYEEASLTSLTTSTSASENTLIATSMDNYNSNPSTRPLSDMPKRVNPFLKDAILEVIDGSKSVESVDHVKQHIHQHNEEDEGICAEQTQSAHSTAMSESTQMVDESDQCSTNTKFSSDVMESNFSSTPGKQEIYPEWVSVGESVLIRPYNTSILIAFIGATHFQGGTWIGVELDTPTGKNDGTVQGIQYFECRPKHGIFVRVDKLILDKRGRAIRELKKAEKMKADLASGKGGQRPLTGGAGMATNGPRK; encoded by the exons ATG ATGAGATTCTTCGATGCTTCGTTCGAATCGTTGTTGAACATTGGACGATCAGAATCGTATGCTGATTTGAAAATGGGTCTTAACAATG CACAAAGCACGCGTGAGACAGCCAACAACAGAcaaaagatgaaaaacaaCAATGGTGAAGAATCGTCCTGTTCGGGTTACGGTGCAG CATCGCCAGCCGCAAGCAAGTTAGCCCAAAGGATGACGACGTTGCACGAAGAACCGTTGATCAAACAGATATGCTACGAGGAAGAAGGAGAGGATCGGTTTAGTGAACCGGAGTATGCTGATTACAACGATTTCTACGATCAGCCAATGGGCAACAAGCCGTCACTATCGAAGATGAAATCATCCTACACAGGGATGAATTCGATCGGAGTGACTGGTGGAAAATTCGCTGGTAAGACGAAGGTGGAATCGGCGTCCATGGGTGGAATCTCATCGGCGCCGGTATCGGGCGGTAGTGCTGGTGGCCATGGGtcaaaatatcaaacaatGACGCCTAGTATGAGTTCATCAACTTCGAGCGGCTACGGTTCTCAAGCCGTCTCGTGCACTAACCTCACCAACGATGACACATACTCCATCCGGTCACTAAGCGCCGGAGAAACACCAG ATACAATGTCGCCGTCCAAAATGCAGGATCAAATTTTCTGCTCTGCTAGCACCAATGCCAAATACGAGGAGGCATCTCTGACCTCTCTTACGACCTCAACCTCCGCTTCAGAGAACACACTTATAGCGACGAGCATGGACAACTATAACAGCAATCCATCGACACGACCACTTAGCGATATGCCTAAGCGCGTTAATCCCTTCCTTAAGGATGCCATTTTGGAAGTGATTGACGGTAGCAAATCGGTCGAATCTGTCGATCATGTGAAACAGCATATACATCAACATAATGAAGAAGATGAAGGAATTTGCGCAGAGCAAACTCAGTCTGCACATTCAACGGCTATGAGTGAATCGACACAAATGGTTGACGAAAGTGATCAATGCTCAACGAACACCAAATTCTCCTCAGATG TTATGGAAAGCAATTTCTCCTCGACGCCTGGAAAGCAGGAAATATATCCCGAATGGGTATCGGTTGGCGAGTCCGTGTTAATAAGACCCTATAATACCAGCATTTTAATAGCTTTCATCGGTGCCACTCACTTCCAG GGAGGAACTTGGATCGGAGTAGAGTTGGACACGCCGACTGGCAAAAACGACGGTACCGTGCAAGGGATCCAATATTTTGAATGCCGTCCAAAGCACGGAATTTTTGTGCGTGTTGACAAATTGATTCTCGACAAGCGTGGCCGTGCAATACGTGAACTGAAAAAAGCGGAGAAGATGAAAG CTGACCTAGCTAGTGGCAAAGGTGGACAGAGGCCATTGACGGGTGGTGCTGGAATGGCAACTAATGGCCCACGCAAATGA
- the LOC128304299 gene encoding CAP-Gly domain-containing linker protein 4-like isoform X3, whose translation MRFFDASFESLLNIGRSESYADLKMGLNNAQSTRETANNRQKMKNNNGEESSCSGYGAASPAASKLAQRMTTLHEEPLIKQICYEEEGEDRFSEPEYADYNDFYDQPMGNKPSLSKMKSSYTGMNSIGVTGGKFAGKTKVESASMGGISSAPVSGGSAGGHGSKYQTMTPSMSSSTSSGYGSQAVSCTNLTNDDTYSIRSLSAGETPDTMSPSKMQDQIFCSASTNAKYEEASLTSLTTSTSASENTLIATSMDNYNSNPSTRPLSDMPKRVNPFLKDAILEVIDGSKSVESVDHVKQHIHQHNEEDEGICAEQTQSAHSTAMSESTQMVDESDQCSTNTKFSSDVMESNFSSTPGKQEIYPEWVSVGESVLIRPYNTSILIAFIGATHFQGGTWIGVELDTPTGKNDGTVQGIQYFECRPKHGIFVRVDKLILDKRGRAIRELKKAEKMKADLASGKGGQRPLTGGAGMATNGPRK comes from the exons ATGAGATTCTTCGATGCTTCGTTCGAATCGTTGTTGAACATTGGACGATCAGAATCGTATGCTGATTTGAAAATGGGTCTTAACAATG CACAAAGCACGCGTGAGACAGCCAACAACAGAcaaaagatgaaaaacaaCAATGGTGAAGAATCGTCCTGTTCGGGTTACGGTGCAG CATCGCCAGCCGCAAGCAAGTTAGCCCAAAGGATGACGACGTTGCACGAAGAACCGTTGATCAAACAGATATGCTACGAGGAAGAAGGAGAGGATCGGTTTAGTGAACCGGAGTATGCTGATTACAACGATTTCTACGATCAGCCAATGGGCAACAAGCCGTCACTATCGAAGATGAAATCATCCTACACAGGGATGAATTCGATCGGAGTGACTGGTGGAAAATTCGCTGGTAAGACGAAGGTGGAATCGGCGTCCATGGGTGGAATCTCATCGGCGCCGGTATCGGGCGGTAGTGCTGGTGGCCATGGGtcaaaatatcaaacaatGACGCCTAGTATGAGTTCATCAACTTCGAGCGGCTACGGTTCTCAAGCCGTCTCGTGCACTAACCTCACCAACGATGACACATACTCCATCCGGTCACTAAGCGCCGGAGAAACACCAG ATACAATGTCGCCGTCCAAAATGCAGGATCAAATTTTCTGCTCTGCTAGCACCAATGCCAAATACGAGGAGGCATCTCTGACCTCTCTTACGACCTCAACCTCCGCTTCAGAGAACACACTTATAGCGACGAGCATGGACAACTATAACAGCAATCCATCGACACGACCACTTAGCGATATGCCTAAGCGCGTTAATCCCTTCCTTAAGGATGCCATTTTGGAAGTGATTGACGGTAGCAAATCGGTCGAATCTGTCGATCATGTGAAACAGCATATACATCAACATAATGAAGAAGATGAAGGAATTTGCGCAGAGCAAACTCAGTCTGCACATTCAACGGCTATGAGTGAATCGACACAAATGGTTGACGAAAGTGATCAATGCTCAACGAACACCAAATTCTCCTCAGATG TTATGGAAAGCAATTTCTCCTCGACGCCTGGAAAGCAGGAAATATATCCCGAATGGGTATCGGTTGGCGAGTCCGTGTTAATAAGACCCTATAATACCAGCATTTTAATAGCTTTCATCGGTGCCACTCACTTCCAG GGAGGAACTTGGATCGGAGTAGAGTTGGACACGCCGACTGGCAAAAACGACGGTACCGTGCAAGGGATCCAATATTTTGAATGCCGTCCAAAGCACGGAATTTTTGTGCGTGTTGACAAATTGATTCTCGACAAGCGTGGCCGTGCAATACGTGAACTGAAAAAAGCGGAGAAGATGAAAG CTGACCTAGCTAGTGGCAAAGGTGGACAGAGGCCATTGACGGGTGGTGCTGGAATGGCAACTAATGGCCCACGCAAATGA